From a region of the Methylomonas rapida genome:
- the glgX gene encoding glycogen debranching protein GlgX, with amino-acid sequence MNNKKNNGSSYPLGSTLRPGGANFSVYAKNATRVEILLFDHVDDDTPSHVIPLDPLHNRTFHYWHAFVPDVQAGQLYGYRVDGPNNLQPSLRFDADKLLLDPYARGVAVGQAYDRRAAIGAGANMGAAMKSVLVDYRGYNWEGDTPLRKPFRGTVIYEMHVRGFTRHPSSGVAPDKRGTYAGLIEKIPYLKELGVTAVELLPIFQFDPQDAPPGKINYWGYSPVSFFAPHSGYSSDPSPLGAIAEFRDMVKALHRAGIEVILDVVFNHTAEGDHRGPMLCYKGLANDVYYIVDPHTGEYANYSGTGNTLKANHSVVRRLILDSLRYWVTEMHVDGFRFDLASILSRDEDGRPLPNPPILWDIETDPVLSGSKLIAEAWDAAGLYQVGSFIGDFWKEWNGRFRDDIRAFLRADAGSVAKLPNRLFASPDIFADQGREPETSINFITCHDGFTLYDLVSYNQKHNEANGENNRDGCDNNISWNCGIEGPTENLAIQALRKRQIKNFLTLTMLATGTPMLMMGDEACRTQLGDNNAYCQDNELSWFDWTLLERHADMHRFAKQLIHMRGLLYIWGESSATLNLLFQKLHIEYHGIQLNQPDWGEDSHCLAILVSKLQQPYALYFIFNSYWEAREFELPRESQKTRLHWRRVIDTALPSPDDCVDVEEGVLIQSDKYPAQPRSIVLLIARIG; translated from the coding sequence ATGAACAATAAAAAAAATAACGGAAGTTCCTACCCTTTGGGGTCGACGTTACGTCCCGGCGGCGCCAATTTCAGTGTCTATGCCAAAAATGCCACGCGGGTGGAAATCCTGCTGTTTGACCATGTCGATGACGACACGCCGAGTCATGTGATTCCATTGGACCCTTTGCATAATCGCACGTTTCATTACTGGCATGCTTTCGTGCCGGATGTTCAGGCAGGGCAGCTTTATGGCTATCGTGTGGATGGCCCGAATAACCTGCAACCGAGTTTGCGTTTTGACGCTGATAAATTATTGCTGGACCCTTATGCGCGCGGTGTCGCGGTGGGCCAGGCTTATGATCGCAGGGCTGCCATAGGCGCTGGCGCGAACATGGGTGCGGCGATGAAAAGCGTGCTGGTGGATTATCGCGGCTACAACTGGGAAGGCGATACGCCACTGAGAAAACCCTTTCGCGGCACGGTGATCTATGAAATGCATGTGCGGGGCTTTACCCGGCATCCTTCGTCCGGCGTCGCGCCGGACAAGCGCGGGACTTATGCCGGCTTGATCGAGAAGATTCCTTATCTGAAAGAATTGGGCGTTACGGCCGTGGAACTGCTGCCCATCTTTCAGTTTGATCCGCAAGACGCGCCGCCCGGTAAAATCAATTACTGGGGCTATTCGCCGGTGTCGTTCTTTGCCCCGCATAGCGGTTACAGCTCCGATCCTTCGCCGCTTGGCGCCATCGCCGAGTTTCGCGACATGGTAAAAGCCCTGCACCGGGCCGGGATCGAAGTCATTCTGGACGTGGTGTTCAACCATACCGCGGAAGGGGATCATCGCGGGCCGATGTTGTGTTACAAGGGGCTGGCTAACGATGTTTATTACATCGTCGATCCTCATACCGGCGAGTACGCCAATTATTCCGGTACCGGCAATACCCTGAAAGCCAATCATTCCGTGGTCCGGCGCCTGATACTGGACAGTTTGCGGTATTGGGTTACCGAAATGCACGTGGATGGTTTTCGCTTCGATCTGGCGTCGATTTTGTCGCGCGACGAGGACGGCCGGCCTCTGCCCAATCCGCCGATTTTGTGGGACATCGAAACCGATCCGGTATTGTCCGGCAGCAAGCTGATTGCCGAAGCGTGGGATGCGGCCGGGCTTTATCAGGTAGGCAGCTTCATCGGCGATTTCTGGAAGGAGTGGAATGGCCGCTTCCGCGACGATATCCGTGCTTTCCTGCGCGCCGATGCGGGCAGCGTGGCCAAGCTGCCCAATCGCTTGTTCGCAAGCCCGGATATCTTTGCCGATCAGGGGCGGGAGCCGGAAACCAGTATCAACTTCATCACCTGCCACGATGGATTTACGTTGTATGACTTGGTCTCTTATAACCAGAAGCACAACGAAGCCAACGGCGAAAACAATCGCGACGGTTGCGACAACAATATCAGTTGGAATTGTGGCATCGAAGGGCCTACCGAGAACCTAGCCATTCAGGCGTTGAGAAAGCGCCAGATCAAGAATTTCTTGACGCTAACCATGCTGGCGACCGGCACGCCGATGTTGATGATGGGCGACGAAGCCTGTCGCACGCAATTGGGTGATAACAATGCGTATTGTCAGGACAACGAATTGAGTTGGTTCGACTGGACATTGCTGGAGCGGCATGCCGACATGCATCGTTTCGCAAAACAACTGATACATATGCGTGGCTTGCTGTACATCTGGGGCGAATCGTCCGCCACGCTGAATTTGCTCTTTCAGAAATTGCACATCGAATACCACGGCATCCAGCTTAACCAGCCGGATTGGGGAGAAGATTCCCATTGCTTGGCTATTCTGGTCAGCAAATTGCAGCAACCTTACGCGCTTTATTTCATTTTCAACAGTTACTGGGAAGCGCGAGAATTTGAATTGCCTCGTGAATCCCAGAAGACTCGTTTGCATTGGCGTCGCGTGATTGATACCGCTTTGCCATCTCCCGACGATTGCGTCGATGTGGAGGAGGGTGTACTGATACAAAGCGACAAGTATCCGGCGCAGCCCAGGTCCATCGTTTTATTGATAGCCAGGATTGGCTAA
- a CDS encoding roadblock/LC7 domain-containing protein, whose protein sequence is MHWFESQLRELDRLAEAYVLSQQKSQGNIVDVSEETRIKRNQFIDAVQGLVDKVSKIKGISACSAYHDGLILAHSAKADNVDGYGAMVQDCIRAAQQGGAMLDLGNIEQIVIVGAVNKVALLTVGPLVLCISSSKQLNLALALSQGK, encoded by the coding sequence ATGCATTGGTTCGAATCGCAACTGAGAGAATTGGACCGGCTGGCCGAAGCCTATGTTTTGTCGCAACAAAAATCGCAGGGCAATATCGTCGATGTTAGCGAAGAAACGCGGATAAAGCGCAACCAATTTATTGACGCGGTACAGGGATTGGTTGATAAAGTCAGTAAAATCAAAGGCATCTCTGCGTGTTCAGCTTACCATGACGGTTTGATTCTGGCGCATTCGGCGAAGGCGGACAATGTCGATGGCTACGGGGCGATGGTGCAAGATTGTATTCGCGCGGCGCAACAGGGTGGCGCTATGTTGGATTTGGGCAATATAGAACAAATCGTGATCGTTGGGGCCGTCAATAAAGTCGCGCTGTTAACTGTGGGCCCCTTGGTGTTGTGCATCTCTAGCTCCAAACAGCTTAATTTGGCGCTGGCGCTCAGCCAGGGTAAATAG
- a CDS encoding roadblock/LC7 domain-containing protein, whose amino-acid sequence MSSNIHHLDVRKSQTSEIDSILRNLMSIQGVTAAAIVDGDGFVTHIHRDSDINTDAIGASVQVVFGAAAKAAQHVGHHLTNLVICENAEGYILSTPIEAGFMLALVTQRDALLGRVRFELKETVPVLKKLFASYLSN is encoded by the coding sequence ATGAGCAGCAATATCCATCATCTTGACGTGCGTAAGTCACAAACCAGCGAAATCGATTCGATCTTGCGTAATTTGATGAGCATTCAGGGCGTGACTGCGGCTGCCATTGTCGATGGCGATGGCTTTGTCACGCATATCCACCGCGATTCCGACATCAATACCGATGCAATTGGTGCGTCTGTGCAAGTGGTATTTGGCGCAGCCGCCAAGGCCGCTCAGCATGTCGGCCACCATCTGACCAATCTGGTCATTTGTGAAAATGCGGAAGGCTATATCTTATCCACACCTATCGAAGCCGGTTTCATGCTGGCGTTGGTGACTCAGCGTGACGCCTTGTTGGGGCGGGTGCGGTTTGAATTGAAAGAAACCGTTCCGGTATTGAAAAAATTGTTTGCTAGTTATCTCTCCAATTGA
- a CDS encoding V4R domain-containing protein, with product MSSNNKTDYQIAQQQIFDGIISGEFDIENRKDLGPMIPIRLFQALRMVALGSNVEEILGQGAPSLIYHSGQSLGLAMGQIAVANIDKDLETYVGKIKLLCRQLSIGLVVPEKVDLSEGLLELRVDECVSCAGIHHVAAPICHFEAGMVGGIVKTFFKRNVKATETKCNALGDKTCLIRVDLL from the coding sequence ATGTCATCAAACAACAAAACAGATTATCAGATCGCGCAGCAGCAAATTTTCGATGGCATCATTTCCGGCGAATTCGATATCGAAAACCGCAAGGATTTGGGACCGATGATTCCCATACGCCTGTTTCAGGCACTGCGCATGGTGGCTTTGGGCTCCAATGTCGAAGAAATTCTGGGGCAGGGCGCGCCGTCTCTGATTTACCATTCCGGCCAGAGTTTGGGCTTGGCCATGGGGCAAATTGCCGTGGCGAATATCGATAAAGATCTGGAAACCTATGTCGGTAAAATCAAGCTGTTGTGCCGGCAACTCAGCATTGGCCTGGTCGTGCCCGAAAAAGTCGATCTCAGTGAAGGTTTGCTGGAATTGCGCGTCGATGAATGCGTGTCTTGCGCCGGTATTCACCATGTTGCGGCGCCGATTTGCCACTTCGAGGCCGGCATGGTGGGCGGCATCGTCAAAACCTTCTTCAAACGGAACGTCAAAGCCACCGAAACCAAATGCAATGCCTTGGGCGATAAAACCTGTTTGATTCGCGTCGATCTGCTTTGA
- a CDS encoding OmpA family protein has product MKNRRSLDYDGLDGVLLSTDGSRTQWYQSPWFLLVICALLLGLLLFQTLNQQLPAEITAAQPPQAGLAHTDQAEAAKNTDAPAAENIPASLPSPENATGSSQAVDTQAAGEVPVAHEQETRPVIEPAAKPIFSVNFKLASSKLGTLNPEQAQALIDAAQSCSDKIQLTGHTCSLGSDQRNRKLGLARAKAVENWLVAKGIPRHRIVTVSEGMYRPVAPNDTQMGQALNRRTELACLDQSSTRQD; this is encoded by the coding sequence ATGAAGAATCGCCGTTCCCTTGATTATGACGGCTTGGACGGGGTGTTGCTGTCCACAGACGGCAGTAGAACCCAATGGTATCAATCACCCTGGTTTTTGCTGGTGATCTGTGCTCTTTTGCTGGGCTTGCTTTTGTTCCAAACACTCAACCAGCAGCTGCCTGCGGAGATTACCGCCGCGCAACCGCCACAAGCGGGTCTGGCCCATACGGACCAGGCCGAGGCAGCGAAAAATACCGATGCGCCTGCAGCGGAAAATATCCCCGCATCCTTGCCTAGTCCGGAAAACGCCACAGGCTCGAGCCAGGCCGTGGACACACAGGCAGCAGGGGAAGTCCCTGTGGCACATGAACAAGAAACAAGGCCAGTAATCGAGCCGGCCGCGAAGCCGATATTCAGCGTGAATTTCAAATTGGCTTCCAGTAAGCTGGGAACATTGAATCCAGAACAAGCCCAAGCACTAATCGATGCGGCGCAAAGTTGTTCAGATAAGATTCAGCTTACCGGGCATACCTGCAGCCTAGGCTCCGATCAACGCAATCGAAAACTCGGCTTGGCCAGGGCCAAGGCAGTGGAAAATTGGCTGGTGGCCAAAGGTATCCCAAGACATCGTATCGTTACCGTATCCGAAGGCATGTACAGGCCAGTGGCGCCGAACGATACACAAATGGGACAGGCATTAAATCGACGGACGGAGCTGGCTTGTCTCGATCAATCATCGACCCGGCAGGATTAA
- a CDS encoding TRZ/ATZ family hydrolase, whose product MQVDLLLQARWLIPVEPESVTHENYSLVIDDGKIIDVLDNAEALQKYQPRAVEKLDRHVLIPGLINCHTHAAMSLLSGIADDLPLMDWLQNHIWPAEQKWVSEAFVRDGTDLAIAEMLRGGTTCFNDMYFFPDVVAQQAIAHGIRANVGLIVFDFPTVWAENADVYLSKGLALHETLRHERLISTSFAPHAPYTVSDEPLRKMRTFADELDATIHMHLHETRHEVLEQQQKTGQTPLRRISDLGLLTPSFMGVHMTQLSSEEIEFYAQTGAHIVHCPESNLKLASGFCPVAACLNAGINVALGTDGAASNNDQDMLAEMRTAALLAKGVSGNASAVSAMQALKMATINGAKALGLDDEIGSLSIGKAADIVAIDLSDVETQPVFNPLAQVVYAASRHQVSDVWIAGKRVLNKRQLTTLDLHELRHRTEAWQRRLA is encoded by the coding sequence ATGCAAGTCGATCTTCTGCTTCAAGCGCGCTGGCTGATCCCGGTGGAACCGGAGTCAGTCACTCATGAAAATTACAGCCTGGTCATCGACGACGGCAAGATCATCGATGTGCTGGACAACGCCGAGGCGCTACAAAAATACCAGCCTCGTGCAGTGGAAAAACTGGACCGGCATGTCTTGATTCCCGGCTTGATCAATTGCCATACGCACGCGGCGATGTCGTTGCTGTCCGGCATCGCCGACGACTTACCGCTGATGGATTGGCTGCAAAATCACATCTGGCCGGCGGAACAAAAATGGGTCAGCGAGGCGTTCGTGCGCGACGGCACCGATCTGGCCATAGCCGAAATGCTGCGCGGTGGCACCACCTGTTTCAATGACATGTATTTCTTTCCGGACGTCGTCGCCCAGCAAGCCATCGCGCATGGCATTCGCGCGAACGTCGGCCTGATCGTATTCGACTTTCCCACCGTATGGGCGGAAAACGCCGATGTCTATTTGAGCAAGGGGCTGGCTTTACATGAAACCTTGCGGCACGAGCGCCTGATCAGCACATCGTTTGCCCCGCACGCGCCGTACACGGTATCGGACGAACCGCTGCGCAAAATGCGCACCTTTGCCGACGAACTGGATGCCACGATACACATGCATCTGCACGAAACCCGGCATGAAGTACTGGAACAGCAGCAAAAAACCGGGCAAACGCCCTTGCGGCGCATCAGCGACTTGGGCCTTTTGACGCCTTCGTTCATGGGCGTGCATATGACGCAATTATCCAGCGAAGAGATCGAATTTTATGCCCAAACCGGCGCCCACATCGTGCATTGTCCAGAATCCAATCTAAAACTGGCCAGCGGTTTCTGCCCGGTGGCCGCCTGCCTGAATGCCGGCATCAATGTGGCCTTGGGCACCGACGGCGCCGCCAGCAACAATGACCAGGACATGCTGGCGGAAATGCGCACCGCGGCGCTGTTGGCGAAAGGTGTTTCCGGCAACGCCAGCGCGGTATCGGCGATGCAGGCCTTGAAAATGGCGACGATCAACGGCGCCAAGGCATTGGGCCTCGATGACGAGATTGGCTCCTTGAGCATAGGCAAGGCGGCCGATATCGTAGCCATCGATTTGAGTGACGTGGAAACGCAACCCGTGTTCAATCCTTTGGCGCAAGTCGTCTATGCCGCCAGCCGGCATCAAGTCTCCGATGTCTGGATCGCGGGCAAGCGAGTATTGAACAAACGACAGCTGACGACATTGGATTTGCATGAACTCAGACATCGCACCGAGGCTTGGCAACGGCGTCTCGCATAA
- a CDS encoding TetR/AcrR family transcriptional regulator translates to MIKCGRPPKGNEQLSRDRLLDAALRLFLEHGYGDLSMEALARDARVSLRTIYNQFGGKSGVFGALIRRCSDQFIDGLKDDCELTEALEIFGRHFLFRLTRPDVIRMRAILIGESARFPDLATQFYEHGPRRTLGRLADYFSRQQQAGRIAAIDPHFLADQFVNALRGERMQRLQLGLESPPDEAEIAAWVAQVTRLFLRGCLPR, encoded by the coding sequence ATGATCAAATGCGGACGCCCGCCCAAAGGCAATGAACAACTCAGCCGCGACAGGTTGCTCGATGCTGCGCTTAGACTTTTCCTGGAGCATGGCTACGGCGACCTTAGCATGGAGGCTCTGGCGCGCGATGCCAGGGTGTCGCTACGCACGATTTATAACCAGTTCGGCGGCAAATCCGGCGTGTTCGGCGCCTTGATCCGCCGATGCAGCGATCAATTCATCGATGGCCTCAAAGACGATTGCGAGTTGACTGAAGCCTTGGAAATTTTCGGCCGCCACTTCTTGTTTCGCCTTACCCGGCCGGACGTCATCAGGATGCGGGCGATTCTGATCGGCGAATCGGCGCGTTTTCCCGATCTGGCGACCCAATTTTACGAACACGGCCCTCGCCGCACGCTAGGGCGTCTGGCCGATTATTTCAGCCGCCAGCAACAGGCCGGCCGGATCGCCGCCATCGATCCGCACTTTCTGGCGGATCAATTCGTCAATGCCTTGCGCGGCGAGCGCATGCAACGATTGCAATTGGGCTTGGAATCGCCGCCCGACGAAGCCGAAATAGCGGCTTGGGTGGCCCAGGTCACGCGTCTGTTCTTACGCGGCTGTTTGCCGCGCTGA
- a CDS encoding efflux RND transporter periplasmic adaptor subunit produces MEQSNQVEAIRNARFSAAVFSRHIAQSLLISTCALALLAGCEKNQPAGQAKMEPPVKIALPLIQETTEWDEYTGRIEAIDAVEVRARVSGYLEKVNFTAGAKVRKDDLLFVIDPKPFKAQLNYATAELERAKTKQELAKNDLERAENLFAAKAISAEEYDARQKGLRETAAAVTSAEANVYTAKLNLDYTEIRAPISGRIGREMVTVGNLVNAGGDGTLLTNIVSTDPVYVYVDADEQSVLKYRRRAQQQGEANAGLKGTQVQLAVADESDFPHQGRLDYVAPQANAATGTVTLRGVFANPDELLSPGFFARMRVRGSDPYQATLLPDRAIGTDQSQRFVWLVKPDNQLEYRQVTPGARIGQMRVIKDGLTPDDWVVVEGAQKLRPGMSVKPERITLDGQGAQ; encoded by the coding sequence ATGGAACAATCAAACCAAGTCGAGGCAATCAGGAACGCTCGTTTTTCGGCAGCCGTTTTCTCGCGTCATATCGCACAATCATTATTGATTTCAACCTGCGCGCTGGCATTGCTGGCGGGCTGCGAAAAAAACCAACCAGCCGGGCAAGCCAAGATGGAACCACCCGTCAAGATCGCTCTGCCCTTGATTCAGGAAACTACCGAATGGGACGAATACACGGGCCGTATCGAAGCCATCGACGCCGTCGAAGTCCGGGCCCGCGTCAGCGGCTATCTGGAAAAAGTCAATTTCACCGCCGGCGCCAAAGTCAGGAAGGATGATTTGCTGTTCGTGATCGACCCCAAACCGTTCAAGGCGCAACTGAACTATGCCACCGCCGAACTGGAACGCGCCAAGACCAAGCAGGAACTGGCCAAAAACGACTTGGAGCGCGCCGAAAACTTGTTTGCAGCCAAGGCCATCTCCGCCGAAGAATACGACGCCCGCCAGAAAGGCCTGCGCGAAACTGCCGCCGCGGTGACGTCCGCCGAAGCCAATGTCTACACGGCCAAGCTGAACCTGGATTATACCGAAATCCGCGCCCCCATCAGCGGTCGCATCGGCCGGGAAATGGTCACGGTCGGCAATCTAGTCAACGCCGGCGGCGACGGCACCTTGCTGACCAACATCGTTTCGACCGACCCGGTTTACGTCTATGTCGATGCCGACGAACAATCGGTCTTGAAATACCGCCGCCGCGCTCAGCAACAAGGCGAGGCTAACGCCGGCTTGAAAGGCACGCAAGTACAGTTGGCGGTTGCCGACGAAAGCGATTTTCCGCATCAAGGCCGACTGGATTACGTCGCGCCACAGGCCAACGCGGCGACCGGCACCGTGACCTTGCGCGGCGTATTCGCCAATCCCGACGAATTGCTGAGTCCGGGCTTTTTCGCCCGGATGCGGGTGCGCGGCAGCGATCCTTACCAAGCCACCTTGTTGCCGGACAGAGCGATAGGCACCGACCAATCCCAGCGTTTCGTCTGGTTGGTCAAGCCGGATAATCAACTGGAATACCGCCAAGTCACCCCCGGTGCTCGCATCGGCCAGATGCGCGTGATCAAGGACGGTCTCACGCCCGATGACTGGGTGGTCGTCGAGGGCGCGCAGAAACTCAGGCCGGGCATGAGCGTCAAGCCGGAACGCATCACGCTGGATGGCCAGGGAGCTCAATAG
- a CDS encoding efflux RND transporter permease subunit — protein sequence MDKFSHFFIDRPIFASVLSIVIVLVGALALIGLPIAQYPEIAPPTVVVSTTYPGANAKVVADTVATPIEQEVNGVEDMLYMSSQSTNSGTMSLTITFKPGTNLDKAQVLVQNRVALAEPKLPEEVRRQGLSVKKRSPDLSLVVNLISPDKRYDSVYLSNYALLQLKDTLARLPGVGEILVFGARDYSMRLWLNPEKIAARDLTASEVVAAVREQNVQVAAGVVGQQPSEEKAEYQYTVSTLGRLQTPEQFGDIVIKQGADGEITRLKDVARIELGAKDYNSGLYLDGEESVGLAIFQLPGSNAIDTKKAVVEAMEKMKPRFPQGLDYLLVYDTVVFVQQSIDAVVKTLFEALALVVLVVIIFLQNWRASIIPLLAVPVSLIGTFAVMAAMGLSLNTLSLFGLVLAIGIVVDDAIVVVENVERHIGEGMNAREATRIAMSEVVGPIIATTLVLIAVFVPTAFITGVSGAFYKQFALTIAVSTVISTFNSLTLSPALCALLLDRAHGNKDAFSRLLDRLFGWFFVPFNSFFERFSSGYGRLVGRTIRMSTLVLVLYVALNGLNFLAFEKVPTGFIPQQDQGYLILYAQLPDAASLSRTQDVMRKAAPIILETEGVAHVNAYVGWSVLTGASQSNVATMFARLKGFEDRAGHPELYADEIVKKLTQRLSGIEDAHIAVFAPPPVRGMSAVGGFKVQIQDRSNAGIAELEKVTNDMIAQGNQQPGMARLFTTFRANVPQLFVDVDRTRAKAMDIPLRDLFETLQIYLGSLYVNDLNAFGRTYQVVAQADAEFRMKPNDITELKTKNNQGGMVPLGAVAKVEEIVGPDKITRYNMYTAAEINGNTLPGVSSGQAIDVMGNMLRAQLPPGFDFEWTELSLQQVLAGNVALLVFPLSVVFVFLALAAQYESWSLPFAVILIVPTCILSSMAGVWLSNMDNNIFTQIGFIVLVGLASKNAILIVEFAKHRQEAGLDAFKAVVEAARIRLRPILMTSFAFIMGVLPLVMAQGAGAESRRLLGTAVFSGMIGVTLFGLLLTPVFYVVAQGLSARWAASRAQQPAPSHPSSSEDNS from the coding sequence ATGGACAAATTCAGCCATTTTTTCATCGACCGGCCAATTTTCGCGTCGGTACTGTCCATCGTCATCGTATTGGTCGGCGCGCTGGCGCTGATCGGTCTACCGATCGCGCAGTATCCGGAAATCGCCCCACCGACCGTGGTCGTCAGCACCACCTACCCCGGTGCCAACGCCAAGGTCGTCGCCGACACGGTGGCAACCCCGATTGAACAGGAAGTCAACGGGGTCGAAGACATGCTGTACATGTCGTCGCAATCCACCAACAGCGGCACGATGTCGCTGACCATCACCTTCAAACCCGGCACCAACCTGGACAAGGCCCAGGTCTTGGTGCAAAACCGGGTAGCGCTGGCCGAACCCAAACTGCCGGAAGAAGTGCGCCGGCAGGGTCTCAGCGTCAAGAAGCGCAGCCCTGATTTGAGCTTGGTCGTCAACCTGATCTCCCCCGACAAACGCTACGACAGCGTTTATTTGAGCAACTACGCCTTGCTGCAACTGAAAGACACCCTGGCCAGATTGCCGGGTGTCGGCGAGATATTGGTATTCGGCGCCCGCGATTACAGCATGCGGCTGTGGCTGAATCCGGAAAAAATCGCCGCCCGCGACCTGACCGCCAGCGAAGTCGTGGCGGCCGTGCGTGAACAAAACGTGCAGGTCGCCGCTGGCGTGGTCGGCCAGCAACCCTCCGAGGAAAAAGCCGAATATCAATACACCGTCAGCACGCTGGGCCGCTTGCAGACCCCGGAACAATTCGGCGACATCGTCATCAAGCAAGGCGCGGATGGCGAAATCACCCGCTTGAAGGACGTGGCGCGCATCGAATTGGGCGCTAAGGACTACAACTCCGGTCTGTACCTGGACGGCGAGGAATCGGTTGGCTTGGCGATTTTCCAATTGCCGGGCTCCAATGCGATCGACACCAAAAAAGCCGTGGTCGAGGCGATGGAGAAAATGAAGCCGCGCTTCCCGCAAGGCCTGGATTATTTATTGGTTTACGACACCGTGGTGTTCGTGCAGCAATCCATCGACGCGGTGGTCAAAACCCTGTTCGAAGCCTTGGCATTGGTGGTGCTGGTCGTCATCATCTTTCTGCAAAACTGGCGCGCCTCCATCATTCCGCTGCTGGCGGTACCGGTGTCGTTGATCGGCACTTTCGCGGTAATGGCGGCGATGGGCCTGTCGTTGAACACCCTGTCGCTGTTCGGCCTGGTGTTGGCGATCGGCATCGTGGTCGACGACGCCATTGTCGTGGTCGAGAACGTCGAGCGCCATATCGGCGAGGGCATGAACGCCCGCGAGGCCACCCGCATCGCGATGAGCGAGGTGGTGGGGCCTATCATCGCCACCACGCTGGTATTGATCGCCGTTTTCGTGCCGACCGCCTTCATCACCGGCGTATCGGGCGCGTTCTACAAGCAGTTCGCATTGACCATCGCGGTGTCGACGGTGATCTCGACCTTCAATTCATTGACCTTGAGCCCGGCTTTGTGCGCGCTGCTGCTGGACAGGGCGCACGGCAACAAGGACGCGTTCTCGCGTTTGCTGGACAGATTGTTTGGCTGGTTTTTCGTACCGTTCAACAGCTTCTTCGAACGCTTTAGTTCAGGCTACGGTCGCCTGGTCGGGCGCACGATACGCATGAGCACACTGGTGCTGGTGCTCTATGTCGCCCTGAACGGCTTGAACTTTCTGGCATTCGAAAAAGTGCCCACCGGCTTCATTCCGCAACAGGATCAGGGCTATTTGATCTTGTACGCGCAGTTGCCGGATGCGGCTTCCTTGTCGCGCACGCAGGATGTCATGAGAAAAGCCGCGCCGATTATTCTGGAAACCGAAGGCGTCGCCCACGTCAATGCTTACGTCGGCTGGTCGGTATTGACCGGCGCCAGCCAATCCAACGTGGCGACGATGTTCGCCCGGCTCAAGGGATTTGAAGATCGCGCCGGCCATCCTGAATTGTATGCCGATGAAATCGTCAAAAAACTGACGCAACGTTTGTCCGGCATCGAAGACGCCCATATCGCGGTGTTTGCGCCGCCGCCGGTGCGCGGCATGAGCGCGGTCGGCGGCTTCAAGGTGCAAATCCAGGATAGGAGCAATGCAGGCATCGCCGAGCTGGAAAAAGTCACCAATGACATGATCGCCCAAGGCAATCAACAACCCGGCATGGCCCGCTTGTTCACGACCTTTCGCGCCAACGTGCCGCAGTTGTTCGTCGACGTCGACCGTACCCGCGCCAAAGCCATGGACATTCCGCTGCGCGACCTGTTCGAAACCCTGCAGATTTATCTCGGGTCTTTGTACGTCAACGACTTGAATGCGTTCGGCCGCACCTATCAGGTGGTAGCGCAGGCCGACGCCGAGTTTAGAATGAAACCCAACGACATCACCGAACTAAAGACCAAAAACAACCAAGGCGGCATGGTGCCGCTGGGCGCGGTCGCCAAGGTCGAGGAAATCGTCGGACCGGACAAGATCACGCGCTACAACATGTACACGGCCGCCGAGATCAACGGCAACACACTGCCCGGTGTCAGTTCCGGCCAGGCCATCGACGTGATGGGCAACATGCTGCGCGCCCAGTTGCCGCCCGGCTTCGACTTCGAATGGACCGAGTTGAGCCTGCAACAAGTTTTGGCCGGCAACGTGGCTTTGTTGGTGTTTCCATTGAGCGTGGTATTCGTGTTTTTGGCGCTGGCCGCGCAATACGAGAGCTGGTCGCTGCCGTTCGCGGTCATTCTGATCGTGCCGACCTGTATCCTGTCGTCGATGGCCGGCGTTTGGCTCAGCAACATGGATAACAACATCTTCACGCAGATCGGTTTCATCGTGTTGGTGGGGCTTGCCAGTAAAAACGCAATTTTGATCGTCGAGTTCGCCAAACATAGACAGGAAGCAGGCCTCGACGCCTTCAAGGCCGTGGTGGAAGCCGCGCGTATCCGTTTGCGGCCGATTCTGATGACTTCGTTCGCGTTCATCATGGGGGTGTTGCCCTTGGTCATGGCGCAAGGCGCCGGCGCAGAATCGCGGCGTCTGTTGGGTACCGCGGTATTCAGCGGCATGATAGGCGTAACGCTGTTCGGTTTGTTGTTGACGCCGGTGTTTTACGTCGTCGCCCAGGGTTTGTCTGCACGCTGGGCGGCTAGCCGTGCGCAGCAACCGGCTCCATCTCACCCTTCATCGTCCGAGGATAATTCATGA